One window from the genome of Jeotgalibaca sp. MA1X17-3 encodes:
- a CDS encoding YitT family protein, whose amino-acid sequence MKTNKKLRFLMMVSGVLFIGISVSFLRMSNLGTDPYSTFNLGLSSLLGIQFGTVSLIMNALLLLLIFIFARKNIGWGTLFNMVLVGYISDFITSIFTDTFGEMENFGIRILFTVIGIIILSIGAALYMAPELGVSPYDALPLILIEKISPNISFRVARVLLDFLFSGIGFLLGATIGISTIVTSLFMGPIMQFFLNVFGKWIESAEKIEPSSVEETL is encoded by the coding sequence ATGAAAACTAATAAAAAACTTCGCTTTTTAATGATGGTATCCGGTGTACTATTTATTGGGATATCTGTATCTTTCTTACGCATGTCTAATCTGGGAACGGATCCTTACTCTACCTTTAATCTAGGTCTGAGTTCCTTACTAGGAATTCAATTTGGAACCGTTTCTTTGATAATGAATGCACTACTCCTTCTATTAATTTTTATTTTTGCTAGAAAAAATATTGGCTGGGGAACTCTTTTCAATATGGTATTGGTTGGATATATTTCTGACTTTATTACATCTATCTTTACAGATACATTTGGTGAAATGGAAAACTTTGGTATACGGATTTTATTTACCGTTATTGGAATTATCATTTTAAGTATTGGTGCTGCTCTATATATGGCTCCTGAATTGGGAGTCTCTCCCTATGATGCTTTGCCTTTAATTTTAATTGAGAAAATCAGTCCAAATATATCCTTTCGAGTAGCTAGAGTACTTCTTGATTTTCTGTTTTCGGGAATCGGTTTTCTACTAGGAGCCACAATTGGAATTAGCACGATCGTCACTTCTTTATTTATGGGACCAATCATGCAATTCTTCTTAAATGTTTTTGGAAAATGGATTGAGAGTGCTGAAAAAATAGAGCCTTCTTCTGTTGAAGAGACTCTTTAA
- a CDS encoding HlyC/CorC family transporter codes for MDSDSSSSIMTIVILVVLLLLSGYFSSSETAFTSANRIRLRNDAKKGDKRAERTLSLTEDYNNVLSTILVGNNIVNIASSSLSTILFISYFPQYGVTISTIVMTILVLVFGEITPKAIAKDRPERVAKFATPVLSVLMRILKPLNWIFAKWNNMLAKRLQSEDKRISEEELLSIVDEAENGGSLEDDEHQLIRSAIEFHDLEVDSILTPRVDVVAADLHDTDEEIQETFDEHGYSRILLYDDSIDEVRGVLHERDFNRYMRRKAKGEAELSPTESMKEVIYIPAMMKLSRLLKIMQQSKAHMAVVSDEYGGTIGIVTMEDVLEELVGEIWDETDDIEEEIILLKEGKYQVRGEASLEKVFDLFELQGEEIFVSNTISGFVSEMLGRFPKETDQVTYGNMLVHVIKVKDTRILEITVEKNQLEFTG; via the coding sequence ATGGACAGTGACAGTAGTAGTAGTATAATGACGATTGTGATTTTGGTGGTGTTACTTTTATTATCGGGGTATTTTTCTTCCTCGGAAACAGCTTTTACATCGGCCAATCGAATCCGATTGCGAAATGATGCAAAAAAAGGAGATAAGCGTGCAGAACGCACATTAAGTCTTACAGAAGATTATAACAATGTTCTTTCTACTATTTTAGTAGGAAATAATATTGTAAATATTGCTTCTTCATCCTTATCAACCATTCTTTTCATCAGTTATTTCCCGCAATATGGTGTAACGATTTCCACAATCGTCATGACTATACTTGTATTAGTTTTTGGTGAAATTACTCCGAAGGCAATCGCAAAAGATCGACCAGAAAGAGTCGCTAAGTTTGCCACACCCGTTTTAAGTGTTTTAATGAGAATTTTAAAACCACTTAATTGGATTTTTGCAAAATGGAATAACATGTTGGCTAAGCGTCTACAATCAGAAGATAAGAGAATTAGTGAAGAAGAGCTTTTATCAATTGTAGATGAAGCAGAAAACGGCGGCTCACTGGAAGATGATGAACATCAATTAATTCGATCTGCTATCGAATTTCATGATTTAGAAGTGGATAGTATTCTTACACCGCGTGTGGATGTGGTGGCTGCTGATCTACATGATACAGACGAGGAAATACAAGAAACTTTTGACGAACATGGCTACTCACGAATCTTGTTATATGATGATTCTATTGATGAAGTACGTGGTGTTCTACATGAGAGAGATTTCAATCGTTATATGCGTAGAAAAGCAAAAGGGGAAGCAGAGTTATCACCAACTGAATCAATGAAAGAAGTAATTTATATTCCGGCCATGATGAAACTATCTCGACTGTTGAAAATCATGCAACAAAGCAAGGCACATATGGCTGTAGTTTCCGATGAATACGGTGGTACAATAGGGATTGTGACGATGGAAGATGTTCTGGAAGAACTGGTAGGAGAAATTTGGGACGAAACCGATGATATCGAAGAAGAAATCATCCTCCTTAAAGAAGGGAAATATCAAGTACGTGGGGAAGCTAGTCTTGAAAAAGTATTTGATCTATTTGAACTTCAAGGGGAAGAAATTTTTGTTTCCAATACAATCAGTGGATTCGTTTCAGAAATGTTAGGTCGTTTTCCCAAAGAGACCGACCAAGTAACTTATGGCAATATGTTGGTTCATGTAATAAAGGTAAAAGACACAAGAATCTTGGAAATAACAGTAGAGAAGAATCAACTAGAATTTACAGGATAA
- a CDS encoding sulfurtransferase — protein sequence MGFLIKKEEVKKLLNQTNVKIIDCRFSLQNSSEGRNLYEKGHIPGAFYFDLEKQLSGPVSEHGGRHPLPDLKKLQKEVEKIGIDRDQKVIVYDDGEMAFASRAWWLLTYMGHEQVYLLEQGFQGWEKAGYPLSTESPQVGKQTHFEVTIKEEMLTSYKEIKQMISEKNEAITLVDSRAKERYLGGFEPMDRISGHIPGAINKVWTDGLEDGVFKGEREQKKRFSELDAEKPVIVYCGSGVTAVPNILALKMAGFQNVSLYAGSYSDWVSYHENPVEKDSEV from the coding sequence ATGGGATTTCTAATAAAGAAAGAAGAAGTAAAAAAATTATTGAATCAAACAAATGTGAAAATAATAGACTGTCGTTTTAGTTTGCAAAATTCATCCGAAGGAAGAAACTTATATGAAAAAGGACATATTCCTGGAGCCTTTTATTTTGATTTAGAAAAACAGTTATCTGGACCAGTTTCGGAACATGGAGGGAGACATCCTCTTCCTGATTTAAAAAAACTCCAAAAAGAGGTTGAAAAGATAGGAATCGATCGTGACCAAAAGGTGATTGTATACGATGACGGAGAAATGGCTTTTGCATCTCGAGCATGGTGGTTGTTAACGTACATGGGTCATGAACAGGTTTATTTATTGGAACAAGGATTTCAAGGATGGGAGAAAGCGGGATATCCATTATCCACAGAATCCCCTCAAGTAGGGAAACAAACTCATTTTGAAGTTACAATTAAAGAAGAGATGCTTACTTCTTATAAAGAAATAAAGCAGATGATATCTGAAAAAAATGAAGCGATAACGTTAGTAGATTCGCGAGCGAAAGAACGATATCTGGGAGGTTTTGAACCTATGGATCGAATATCGGGACATATTCCTGGAGCCATCAACAAAGTCTGGACAGATGGGCTAGAGGATGGAGTTTTTAAAGGAGAACGTGAGCAGAAGAAGCGTTTTTCAGAATTAGATGCAGAAAAACCTGTGATTGTATATTGTGGCTCGGGAGTTACAGCCGTTCCAAATATTTTAGCTTTAAAGATGGCAGGTTTTCAAAATGTGAGTCTGTATGCAGGAAGTTATAGTGATTGGGTTTCTTATCATGAAAACCCTGTAGAAAAGGATTCGGAAGTATAG
- a CDS encoding coenzyme F420-0:L-glutamate ligase — MERIVGTVVRGLRSPIINQGDKIEEIVVETVLKASEIEGFSIQDRDIVSITESIVARAQGNYASIDDIASDVHEKFGDDTIGVIFPILSRNRFSLNLSGIAKKAKKIVLMLSYPSDEVGNHLVDLDLLDEKGINPWTDLLTEEEFRNHFGYIKHTFTGVDYIEYYKSLVEQYGVECEVIFSNNPQSILDYTKNVLTCDIHSRFRTKRILLANGAEKVFSLDEILAKPINGSGYNEKFGLLGSNKATEESVKLFPRNSQPVVDEIQRVLKEKTGKDVEVMIYGDGAFKDPVGKIWELADPVVSPAYTEGLDGTPSEVKLKYLADNNFSELKGDDLKAAISDYIENKGADLVGTMEAQGTTPRKLTDLIGSLSDLTSGSGDKGTPIVHIQGYFDNFTS; from the coding sequence GTGGAAAGAATAGTTGGAACTGTAGTAAGAGGTCTTCGTAGTCCCATCATTAACCAGGGAGACAAAATTGAAGAAATCGTTGTGGAAACTGTTTTAAAAGCATCTGAAATTGAAGGCTTTTCTATTCAGGATCGAGATATTGTTTCGATTACCGAATCAATCGTTGCTCGGGCACAAGGGAACTATGCATCTATTGATGATATTGCATCGGATGTACACGAAAAATTTGGTGATGATACCATTGGAGTTATTTTTCCTATTTTAAGTCGAAATCGTTTTTCACTTAATTTATCAGGTATTGCTAAAAAAGCAAAAAAAATTGTTTTAATGTTGAGTTATCCTTCTGATGAAGTTGGAAATCACTTAGTAGATTTGGATTTACTTGATGAAAAAGGAATCAACCCTTGGACAGATCTATTGACCGAAGAAGAATTCCGAAATCATTTTGGTTACATCAAACATACTTTTACCGGTGTAGACTATATAGAATATTACAAATCACTAGTTGAACAATATGGTGTGGAATGTGAAGTGATTTTCTCAAACAATCCTCAATCGATTTTAGACTATACAAAAAATGTGCTCACTTGTGACATCCATTCTCGTTTTAGAACAAAGAGAATTCTTCTTGCAAATGGTGCTGAAAAAGTATTTAGTTTAGATGAAATCTTAGCAAAACCAATAAATGGTAGTGGCTATAATGAGAAATTTGGTTTGTTGGGATCCAACAAAGCAACAGAAGAAAGCGTAAAACTTTTCCCTCGCAACAGCCAACCTGTTGTGGACGAAATTCAAAGAGTCTTAAAGGAAAAAACTGGAAAAGACGTTGAAGTCATGATTTATGGAGACGGAGCTTTTAAAGATCCAGTTGGAAAAATATGGGAACTTGCTGATCCAGTTGTTTCTCCTGCTTACACAGAGGGCTTAGATGGAACACCTAGTGAAGTGAAATTGAAATATTTAGCTGATAATAATTTCTCTGAATTAAAGGGAGACGACTTAAAAGCTGCTATCTCTGATTACATTGAAAATAAAGGCGCCGATCTAGTTGGTACGATGGAAGCACAAGGAACGACTCCTCGAAAACTAACCGATTTAATTGGTAGTCTTTCTGATTTAACTTCTGGAAGTGGCGATAAAGGAACTCCTATCGTTCATATTCAAGGATACTTCGATAACTTTACAAGTTAA
- a CDS encoding glycoside hydrolase domain-containing protein, protein MQLPPQKLIHTEWFHTDGMISYYGVEVFSEDYWEWVEKYLVMAVEHGVNMILTPIVTPPLDTEIGGERPTVQLVGIKKMGIYLHLTLRN, encoded by the coding sequence TTGCAACTACCACCTCAAAAGTTAATTCATACAGAATGGTTTCATACAGATGGAATGATTAGTTATTATGGAGTAGAAGTTTTTAGCGAAGATTACTGGGAGTGGGTAGAAAAATATTTAGTGATGGCCGTAGAACATGGTGTAAATATGATTTTAACACCAATTGTGACACCACCATTAGATACTGAAATAGGTGGAGAACGTCCTACAGTTCAGTTAGTGGGGATTAAAAAAATGGGAATTTATTTACATTTGACTTTACGCAACTAA